The following are from one region of the Stigmatopora argus isolate UIUO_Sarg chromosome 9, RoL_Sarg_1.0, whole genome shotgun sequence genome:
- the glod5 gene encoding glyoxalase domain-containing protein 5 isoform X1, which translates to MALRRANSRFWSFHNFILQKDFAQTHAIVKRKKTCPIKVSHLDHLVLTVKSVADTINFYSSTLGMEVVTFKGNRKALGFGNQKLNLHQLGMEFEPKAKHPTSGSADLCLITKTPLTTVAAHLKSCGVQIEEGPVERTGAVGAITSLYFRDPDENLIEVSNYHQEAPQYFL; encoded by the exons ATGGCACTTCGGAGAGCTAACAGTCGTTTTTGGTCTTTCCACAACTTTATCCTTCAG AAAGATTTTGCTCAAACGCACGCAATTGTTAAACGCAAGAAAACATGCCCGATAAAAGTGAGCCATTTGGACCATTTGGTGCTGACTGTGAAAAGCGTAGCGGACACTATCAATTTCTACTCGTCAACTTTGGGCATGGAAGTTGTCACCTTTAAG GGAAACCGTAAAGCTCTGGGCTTTGGGAATCAGAAGTTGAACCTGCATCAGCTCGGCATGGAATTCGAGCCGAAAGCTAAGCATCCGACCTCAGGCtctgcagatttgtgtctcatcaCCAAGACCCCTCTGACGACTGTAGCGGCACACCTGAAG AGCTGTGGAGTGCAGATAGAAGAGGGCCCAGTGGAGAGGACTGGAGCAGTGGGGGCAATTACCTCGTTGTACTTCCGAGATCCAGATGAAAACCTCATTGAAGTGTCCAATTATCACCAAGAGGCAccacaatattttttataa
- the glod5 gene encoding glyoxalase domain-containing protein 5 isoform X2: MEVVTFKGNRKALGFGNQKLNLHQLGMEFEPKAKHPTSGSADLCLITKTPLTTVAAHLKSCGVQIEEGPVERTGAVGAITSLYFRDPDENLIEVSNYHQEAPQYFL; this comes from the exons ATGGAAGTTGTCACCTTTAAG GGAAACCGTAAAGCTCTGGGCTTTGGGAATCAGAAGTTGAACCTGCATCAGCTCGGCATGGAATTCGAGCCGAAAGCTAAGCATCCGACCTCAGGCtctgcagatttgtgtctcatcaCCAAGACCCCTCTGACGACTGTAGCGGCACACCTGAAG AGCTGTGGAGTGCAGATAGAAGAGGGCCCAGTGGAGAGGACTGGAGCAGTGGGGGCAATTACCTCGTTGTACTTCCGAGATCCAGATGAAAACCTCATTGAAGTGTCCAATTATCACCAAGAGGCAccacaatattttttataa